The proteins below come from a single Takifugu rubripes chromosome 10, fTakRub1.2, whole genome shotgun sequence genomic window:
- the cpb1 gene encoding carboxypeptidase B, which produces MRILLVFGLVAVALAEITRFEGEKVFRLQPVLDEHVTVIKNLAQSIELDFWSPESEKQVGIDMDVDIRVHAQYLDLVYTTLEQSGMEYEILLEDLQAAVDGQADNKPSPRAHSYTKYNTWAQIQSWIASISTSNKDLISKEVIGNTYEGRPMTLLKLGRKSSFAKPAIFMDCGIHAREWISPAFCQWFVKEALSTFGSNAQMTSLLNQMDVYVLPVFNIDGYEYTHTNNRMWRKTRSRKSGTSCVGADPNRNFDAGWCTLGASSNPCSDTFCGYSPESEIEVKNVANFIRRNKAVIKAYLTVHSYSQLLLFPYSYSYNLAAHHSELLKVAEGASAALRSLYGTRYTSGPGATTIYPAAGGSDDWAYDLGVKYSYTFELRDTGRYGFLLPESQIKPTCEETMLAVKYIAAYVQKNLY; this is translated from the exons ATGAGGATCCTCCTGGTTTTTGGATTGGTGGCTGTTGCCCTGGCGGAGATCACTCGCTTCGAAGG CGAGAAAGTCTTCCGTCTGCAGCCCGTGCTTGATGAGCATGTGACTGTCATCAAAAACCTGGCTCAGAGCATCGAG CTTGATTTCTGGAGCCCCGAGAGCGAGAAGCAGGTGGGCATTGACATGGATGTGGACATCCGCGTGCATGCCCAGTACCTGGACCTGGTCTACACCACCCTGGAGCAGAGTGGCATGGAATACGA GATCCTTCTTGAGGACCTGCAGGCTGCCGTTGATGGCCAGGCTGACAACAAGCCCTCCCCCCGAGCTCACAGCTACACAAAGTACAACACGTGGGCTCAG ATCCAGTCCTGGATtgcctccatctccacctccaacaAAGATCTGATCAGTAAGGAGGTGATCGGAAACACCTATGAGGGTCGCCCCATGACCCTCCTCAAGCTCGGCAGAAAGTCTAGCTTTGCCAAGCCCGCCATCTTCATGGACTGCGGCATCCACGCCAGGGAGTGGATCTCCCCTGCTTTCTGCCAGTGGTTCGTCAAAGAG gcTCTGTCTACCTTTGGCAGCAACGCTCAAATGACCAGCCTGCTCAACCAGATGGACGTTTACGTCCTGCCTGTCTTCAACATTGATGGCTACGAGTACACCCACACCAAC AACAGGATGTGGAGGAAAACTCGCTCCAGGAAGTCAGGAACCAGCTGCGTTGGAGCTGATCCCAACAGGAACTTTGATGCTGGCTGGTGCA CTCTCGGAGCCTCCAGCAATCCCTGCAGCGACACCTTCTGCGGGTACAGCCCTGAGTCAGAGATCGAGGTCAAGAACGTCGCCAACTTCATCCGCAGGAACAAGGCTGTCATCAAGGCCTACCTCACCGTCCATTCCTActcccagctgctcctcttcccgTACTCCTACAGCTACAACCTGGCAGCACACCACAGCGAGCTG TTGAAGGTTGCTGAGGGGGCAAGTGCCGCTCTGCGCAGCCTGTACGGTACTCGCTACACCAGTGGACCCGGTGCCACAACGATCT ACCCAGCTGCTGGTGGTTCTGACGACTGGGCCTATGACCTGGGAGTGAAGTACTCCTACACCTTTGAGTTGCGTGACACTGGTCGTTACGGTTTCCTGCTGCCCGAGTCCCAGATCAAACCCACATGTGAGGAGACCATGCTGGCCGTCAAGTACATTGCCGCCTACGTGCAGAAGAACCTCTATTAA
- the gyg1b gene encoding glycogenin-1b isoform X1, with translation MLARSFSHRRAAEQFGLLQSWQAVWQTQDGAAFPDCTVSDSQAGGCWDILAVCSQTLLATIRSAEQAFVTLATNDNYARGAMVLGKSLRNHDTSKKLVALIGPEVSEPCQSVLRRIFDEVLVVDVLDSGDTARLAMMKRPELGVTLTKLHCWTLTHYSKCVFMDADTMVLSNIDELFDREELSASPDPGWPDCFNSGVFVFRPSEETYAKLLEYCSEHGSFDGGDQGVLNGFFSDWATADISRHLPFIYNLSSVAIYTYLPAFKQFGQNAKVVHFLGKNKPWSYTYDPKSTQISGNVSDATAHPSFLLDWWKLYSSTVVPALQEQFGDQPFHSGCVESQYSEIVSDESTQHESHPTQASALEPQLSSEERKERWEHGQADYMGMDSFDNIKKKLDTFLK, from the exons ATGCTCGCTAGGTCCTTTTCTCACCGCAGAGCCGCCGAACAGTTCGGGCTCCTTCAGTCATGGCAG GCGGTGTGGCAAACGCAAGATGGAGCAGCTTTTCCTGACTGCACCGTCTCAGATTCACAGGCTGGTGGTTGTTGGGACATTTTGGCAGTTTGCAGCCAGACTCTCCTGGCCACCATCAGAAGCGCTG AGCAGGCTTTTGTGACTCTGGCGACCAATGATAACTACGCTCGGGGAGCCATGGTCTTGGGCAAATCCCTCCGCAACCACGACACGTCCAAGAAGCTGGTGGCCCTCATCGGTCCGGAGGTGTCTGAGCCTTGCCA GTCTGTGCTGAGGAGGATCTTCGATGAGGTTTTGGTGGTGGACGTGCTGGACAGCGGCGACACGGCGCGCCTGGCCATGATGAAGAGGCCTGAACTGGGGGTCACCCTCACCAAACTCCACTGCTGGACTCTCACACATTATTCCAAATGTGTCTTCATGGACGCGGACACAATG GTGCTGTCCAACATAGATGAGCTCTTCGACAGAGAGGAGCTGTCTGCTTCTCCTGACCCCGGCTGGCCCGACTGCTTCAACTCCGGTGTGTTCGTGTTCCGCCCGTCTGAAGAGACGTACGCCAAACTGCTGGAGTACTGCTCGGAACACGGCAGCTTCGACG gtggagaTCAGGGCGTGTTGAACGGCTTCTTCAGCGACTGGGCCACCGCTGACATATCCAGACATCTGCCCTTCATCTACAATCTGAGCAGCGTCGCCATCTACACCTACCTGCCGGCATTCAAGCA GTTTGGTCAGAACGCCAAGGTGGTGCATTTTCTTGGGAAGAACAAGCCTTGGAGCTACACGTACGACCCCAAGTCCACACAGATTTCGGGAAATGTCTCCGACGCCACTGCGCATCCCAGCTTCCTCCTGGACTGGTGGAAGCTGTACTCCAGCACTGTGGTGCCTGCCCTGCAGGAGCAGTTTGGAGACCAGCCCTTCCACTCCGGATGCGTGGAG TCCCAGTACAGTGAAATAGTCTCAGATGAGAGTACACAG CACGAGAGCCATCCCACACAGGCGTCGGCTCTCGAACCCCAGCTGTCCTCCGAAGAGCGGAAGGAGAGATGGGAGCATGGTCAGGCGGACTACATGGGAATGGACTCATTTGATAATATCAAGAAAAAGCTTGATACTTTCCTGAAATAA
- the gyg1b gene encoding glycogenin-1b isoform X2: MAEQAFVTLATNDNYARGAMVLGKSLRNHDTSKKLVALIGPEVSEPCQSVLRRIFDEVLVVDVLDSGDTARLAMMKRPELGVTLTKLHCWTLTHYSKCVFMDADTMVLSNIDELFDREELSASPDPGWPDCFNSGVFVFRPSEETYAKLLEYCSEHGSFDGGDQGVLNGFFSDWATADISRHLPFIYNLSSVAIYTYLPAFKQFGQNAKVVHFLGKNKPWSYTYDPKSTQISGNVSDATAHPSFLLDWWKLYSSTVVPALQEQFGDQPFHSGCVESQYSEIVSDESTQHESHPTQASALEPQLSSEERKERWEHGQADYMGMDSFDNIKKKLDTFLK; the protein is encoded by the exons ATGGCAG AGCAGGCTTTTGTGACTCTGGCGACCAATGATAACTACGCTCGGGGAGCCATGGTCTTGGGCAAATCCCTCCGCAACCACGACACGTCCAAGAAGCTGGTGGCCCTCATCGGTCCGGAGGTGTCTGAGCCTTGCCA GTCTGTGCTGAGGAGGATCTTCGATGAGGTTTTGGTGGTGGACGTGCTGGACAGCGGCGACACGGCGCGCCTGGCCATGATGAAGAGGCCTGAACTGGGGGTCACCCTCACCAAACTCCACTGCTGGACTCTCACACATTATTCCAAATGTGTCTTCATGGACGCGGACACAATG GTGCTGTCCAACATAGATGAGCTCTTCGACAGAGAGGAGCTGTCTGCTTCTCCTGACCCCGGCTGGCCCGACTGCTTCAACTCCGGTGTGTTCGTGTTCCGCCCGTCTGAAGAGACGTACGCCAAACTGCTGGAGTACTGCTCGGAACACGGCAGCTTCGACG gtggagaTCAGGGCGTGTTGAACGGCTTCTTCAGCGACTGGGCCACCGCTGACATATCCAGACATCTGCCCTTCATCTACAATCTGAGCAGCGTCGCCATCTACACCTACCTGCCGGCATTCAAGCA GTTTGGTCAGAACGCCAAGGTGGTGCATTTTCTTGGGAAGAACAAGCCTTGGAGCTACACGTACGACCCCAAGTCCACACAGATTTCGGGAAATGTCTCCGACGCCACTGCGCATCCCAGCTTCCTCCTGGACTGGTGGAAGCTGTACTCCAGCACTGTGGTGCCTGCCCTGCAGGAGCAGTTTGGAGACCAGCCCTTCCACTCCGGATGCGTGGAG TCCCAGTACAGTGAAATAGTCTCAGATGAGAGTACACAG CACGAGAGCCATCCCACACAGGCGTCGGCTCTCGAACCCCAGCTGTCCTCCGAAGAGCGGAAGGAGAGATGGGAGCATGGTCAGGCGGACTACATGGGAATGGACTCATTTGATAATATCAAGAAAAAGCTTGATACTTTCCTGAAATAA
- the nck1b gene encoding cytoplasmic protein NCK1 isoform X3 encodes MDMANLFKHFFRIGKVKSRKGGMRDTASNADTADMYADNGERLYDLNLPAYVKFSYAAEREDELSLVKGTRVVVMEKCSDGWWRGSYNGRSGWFPSNYVTEDVDGTAGGGGTGGLGDQTGSLTEKLAAVVNSTANGNRVLHTVQALYPFGSDNAEELNFDKGDVMEVVEKPENDPEWWKCRKADGQLGLVPKNYVTVLDSVSHKQAGGSAGPPTPDCDYISPSGSGRFAGKEWYYGKVTRHQAEVALNQRGVEGDFLIRDSESSPHDFSISLKAQSKNKHFKVQLKENLYCIGQRKFHSMEELVEHYKKAPIFTSEQGDKLYLIKALAAS; translated from the exons GGATCGGAAAGGTGAAGAgcaggaagggagggatgagagacaCGGCCTCAAACGCAGACACGGCGGACATGTACGCGGACAACGGCGAGCGGCTGTACGACCTCAACCTGCCCGCCTACGTCAAGTTCAGCTACGCGGCCGAGCGGGAGGACGAGCTCTCCCTCGTGAAAGGCACACGcgtggtggtgatggagaagTGCAGCGACGGCTGGTGGCGCGGCAGCTACAACGGACGCTCGGGCTGGTTTCCGTCCAACTACGTGACGGAGGACGTGGATGGGACAGCGGGGGGCGGGGGCACGGGAGGACTAGGAGACCAGACCGGATCGCTGACGGAGAAGTTGGCGGCGGTGGTGAACAGCACCGCCAATGGGAACCGGGTGCTGCACACGGTGCAGGCGCTCTACCCGTTCGGCTCCGACAACGCCGAGGAGCTGAACTTCGACAAGGGCgatgtgatggaggtggtggagaagcCCGAGAACGACCCAGAGTGGTGGAAGTGTCGCAAAGCGGATGGACAGCTGGGCTTGGTGCCCAAAAACTATGTCACGGTGCTGGACTCCGTCTCCCACAAACAGGCGGGGGGGTCCGCCGGGCCGCCGACGCCCGACTGCGACTACATCTCGCCCTCAGGCAGCGGGCGCTTCGCAGGGAAGGAGTGGTACTACGGGAAGGTGACGCGCCACCAGGCGGAGGTGGCCCTCAACCAGAGGGGCGTGGAGGGGGACTTCCTCATCCGGGACAGCGAGTCATCG CCACACGACTTCTCCATCTCGCTGAAGGCGCAGAGCAAGAACAAGCATTTCAaagtgcagctgaaggagaacctTTACTGCATCGGACAGCGCAAGTTCCACTCCATGGAGGAGCTAGTTGAACACTACAAAAAGGCCCCCATTTTCACCAGCGAGCAGGGAGACAAACTGTACCTGATCAAGGCCCTGGCTGCTtcctga
- the agtr1b gene encoding type-1 angiotensin II receptor isoform X1, with protein sequence MALMCRSLMSWWRDSLRPSPKACFGGDRRALPTSPPPSLKQDQALEKGKMENPTTGNATGIKLTCGMSGILDIIFALVPIVYASIFVIGVVGNSMVVAIIYCYMKLKTVANIFVLNLAISDLTFLITLPMWATFTARGYHWPFGGFLCKASAGLAIFNLYTSIFFLVALSIDRYLAIVHPVQSRRFRTMVYARITCVLIWLFAFVLSLPTALTRDVLNIINFNRTVCGVLHQNIEESKSLTELLLAISLMKFLLGFLIPFIVIITCYCLIGRALLNARSIQKSSRSRDDEVLRMLAAAVLAFFLCWAPHQVFHLMQVFTQLIKVQNCPLLDIIDTAMPFTICIAYVNSCVNPIVYGFVGRNFRKNLVRLLHCSPSGAAGPHPSISSKMSALSFRVSEGLSLTSKSKASPDVK encoded by the exons ATGGCTTTAATGTGCAGGTCTTTaatgagctggtggagg GACTCACTAAGACCCTCGCCCAAGGCCTGTTTCGGTGGCGACAGACGCGCCCTGCcaacaagcccccccccctctttaaAACAGGATCAAGCACTTGAAAAGGGAAAGATGGAGAACCCAACGACAGGAAATGCGACAGGGATAAAACTGACATGTGGCATGTCGGGAATcctggatatcatctttgctctGGTGCCCATCGTCTACGCCAGCATCTTTGTCATCGGCGTGGTGGGAAACAGCATGGTGGTGGCCATCATCTACTGCTACATGAAGCTGAAGACGGTCGCTAACATATTTGTGCTCAATCTGGCCATTTCGgacctcaccttcctcatcacCTTGCCCATGTGGGCCACCTTCACCGCCAGGGGCTACCACTGGCCCTTTGGGGGGTTCCTGTGCAAGGCCAGCGCGGGCCTGGCGATCTTCAACCTCTACACCAGCATCTTTTTCCTCGTGGCCCTCAGCATCGACCGCTACCTTGCCATCGTCCACCCGGTGCAGTCGCGCCGGTTCCGCACCATGGTCTACGCGCGCATCACCTGCGTGCTGATCTGGCTTTTTGCCTTTGTGCTCAGCTTGCCCACGGCACTGACCAGAGACGTGCTCAACATCATCAACTTCAACAGGACGGTGTGCGGCGTCCTGCACCAAAACATCGAGGAGAGCAAAAGTTTGACGGAGCTCCTGCTGGCCATCAGCCTGATGAAATTCCTGCTCGGCTTCTTAATCCCTTTCATCGTCATCATTACCTGTTACTGCCTCATTGGACGGGCACTGCTAAACGCGCGCAGCATCCAGAAAAGCTCCCGGTCCCGGGATGACGAGGTGCTGCGCATgctcgccgccgccgtcctGGCCTTCTTCCTGTGCTGGGCGCCCCATCAAGTGTTCCACCTGATGCAGGTCTTCACCCAGCTGATCAAAGTGCAgaactgccccctgctggacataATCGACACCGCCATGCCCTTCACCATCTGCATCGCCTACGTCAACAGCTGCGTCAACCCCATCGTGTACGGCTTCGTGGGGCGCAACTTCCGCAAGAACCTAGTGCGCCTGCTGCACTGCTCGCCCAGCGGGGCCGCGGGGCCTCACCCCAGCATCAGCTCCAAGATGAGTGCGCTCTCTTTCCGCGTCTCAGAGGGCCTGAGCCTCACGTCCAAAAGCAAGGCGTCCCCTGACGTGaagtga
- the agtr1b gene encoding type-1 angiotensin II receptor isoform X2 yields MENPTTGNATGIKLTCGMSGILDIIFALVPIVYASIFVIGVVGNSMVVAIIYCYMKLKTVANIFVLNLAISDLTFLITLPMWATFTARGYHWPFGGFLCKASAGLAIFNLYTSIFFLVALSIDRYLAIVHPVQSRRFRTMVYARITCVLIWLFAFVLSLPTALTRDVLNIINFNRTVCGVLHQNIEESKSLTELLLAISLMKFLLGFLIPFIVIITCYCLIGRALLNARSIQKSSRSRDDEVLRMLAAAVLAFFLCWAPHQVFHLMQVFTQLIKVQNCPLLDIIDTAMPFTICIAYVNSCVNPIVYGFVGRNFRKNLVRLLHCSPSGAAGPHPSISSKMSALSFRVSEGLSLTSKSKASPDVK; encoded by the coding sequence ATGGAGAACCCAACGACAGGAAATGCGACAGGGATAAAACTGACATGTGGCATGTCGGGAATcctggatatcatctttgctctGGTGCCCATCGTCTACGCCAGCATCTTTGTCATCGGCGTGGTGGGAAACAGCATGGTGGTGGCCATCATCTACTGCTACATGAAGCTGAAGACGGTCGCTAACATATTTGTGCTCAATCTGGCCATTTCGgacctcaccttcctcatcacCTTGCCCATGTGGGCCACCTTCACCGCCAGGGGCTACCACTGGCCCTTTGGGGGGTTCCTGTGCAAGGCCAGCGCGGGCCTGGCGATCTTCAACCTCTACACCAGCATCTTTTTCCTCGTGGCCCTCAGCATCGACCGCTACCTTGCCATCGTCCACCCGGTGCAGTCGCGCCGGTTCCGCACCATGGTCTACGCGCGCATCACCTGCGTGCTGATCTGGCTTTTTGCCTTTGTGCTCAGCTTGCCCACGGCACTGACCAGAGACGTGCTCAACATCATCAACTTCAACAGGACGGTGTGCGGCGTCCTGCACCAAAACATCGAGGAGAGCAAAAGTTTGACGGAGCTCCTGCTGGCCATCAGCCTGATGAAATTCCTGCTCGGCTTCTTAATCCCTTTCATCGTCATCATTACCTGTTACTGCCTCATTGGACGGGCACTGCTAAACGCGCGCAGCATCCAGAAAAGCTCCCGGTCCCGGGATGACGAGGTGCTGCGCATgctcgccgccgccgtcctGGCCTTCTTCCTGTGCTGGGCGCCCCATCAAGTGTTCCACCTGATGCAGGTCTTCACCCAGCTGATCAAAGTGCAgaactgccccctgctggacataATCGACACCGCCATGCCCTTCACCATCTGCATCGCCTACGTCAACAGCTGCGTCAACCCCATCGTGTACGGCTTCGTGGGGCGCAACTTCCGCAAGAACCTAGTGCGCCTGCTGCACTGCTCGCCCAGCGGGGCCGCGGGGCCTCACCCCAGCATCAGCTCCAAGATGAGTGCGCTCTCTTTCCGCGTCTCAGAGGGCCTGAGCCTCACGTCCAAAAGCAAGGCGTCCCCTGACGTGaagtga
- the bdh1 gene encoding D-beta-hydroxybutyrate dehydrogenase, mitochondrial isoform X2 — protein MAPHSALRSLLLVSFSVFLTVALGVGLPAILNASMRTVGLPETSVTECAGQSCVHYRLRQRVWTRTCETPARARLHRLRGVSPEGRRRRRRQRTGGVSLGSHECGPAGRVQRRAGLWAVVNNAGVSTFGEVEFTSMDTYKQVSEVNLWGTIRVTKAVLPLIRRAKGRVVNLASMYGRMGNIMRSPYCISKYGVEAFSDCLRYEMKAWGVKVSVIEPGNFIAATGILTRDVVASTANKLWKEAPSQVKEDYGKAHFDQHMALMRSYCNSGQKDVASVLDAITDAIRSKHPYTRYTPQEPHWWIRMQLMTHLPGAVSDFLYF, from the exons ATGGCCCCGCACTCCGCGCTCCGATCGCTCCTCCTGGTGTCGTTTTCAGTCTTCCTAACTGTTGCGTTGGGCGTCGGGCTGCCTGCGATCCTCAATGCGTCGATGAGGACGGTCGGATTACCGGAGACGAGCGTCACCGAAT GTGCAGGGCAAAGCTGTGTTCATTACAGGTTGCGACAGCGGGTTTGGACGCGCACTTGCGAAACACCTGCACGAGCTCGGCTTCACCGTCTTCGCGGGGTGTCTCCTGAAG GACGACGGCGGAGAAGGCGCCAAAGAACTGGAGGAGTTTCGCTCGGATCGCATGAATGTGGTCCAGCTGGACGTGTGCAGCGACGAGCAG gtctGTGGGCTGTGGTCAACAACGCCGGTGTGTCAACATTTGGAGAAGTAGAGTTCACGTCCATGGACACCTACAAGCAGGTTTCAGAGGTCAACCTGTGGGGCACCATCAGGGTCACCAAAGCTGTCCTGCCATTAATCCGCAGGGCCAAAG gtcgtGTCGTCAACCTTGCCAGCATGTACGGGAGGATGGGGAACATCATGCGTTCGCCGTACTGCATCTCTAAATATGGCGTGGAAGCCTTCTCCGACTGCCTCCGCTACGAGATGAAGGCCTGGGGAGTCAAAGTCTCCGTAATCGAGCCGGGAAACTTCATCGCGGCCACCGGCATCCTGACCCGCGACGTTGTGGCCAGCACTGCCAACAAGTTGTGGAAGGAGGCCCCCTCGCAGGTGAAAGAGGATTACGGGAAGGCCCACTTCGATCAGCACATGGCTCTGATGCGCTCGTACTGCAACAGCGGGCAGAAGGACGTCGCCTCCGTCCTGGACGCCATCACCGACGCCATCAGGTCCAAGCATCCGTACACCCGCTACACGCCCCAAGAGCCACACTGGTGGATCAGAATGCAGCTGATGACCCACCTGCCCGGCGCCGTCTCCGACTTCCTGTACTTCTAA
- the bdh1 gene encoding D-beta-hydroxybutyrate dehydrogenase, mitochondrial isoform X1 produces the protein MAPHSALRSLLLVSFSVFLTVALGVGLPAILNASMRTVGLPETSVTECIVMLYLLFVLYVATPRIPRGLVEVQGKAVFITGCDSGFGRALAKHLHELGFTVFAGCLLKDDGGEGAKELEEFRSDRMNVVQLDVCSDEQVNRAVDDVKRKLADSERGLWAVVNNAGVSTFGEVEFTSMDTYKQVSEVNLWGTIRVTKAVLPLIRRAKGRVVNLASMYGRMGNIMRSPYCISKYGVEAFSDCLRYEMKAWGVKVSVIEPGNFIAATGILTRDVVASTANKLWKEAPSQVKEDYGKAHFDQHMALMRSYCNSGQKDVASVLDAITDAIRSKHPYTRYTPQEPHWWIRMQLMTHLPGAVSDFLYF, from the exons ATGGCCCCGCACTCCGCGCTCCGATCGCTCCTCCTGGTGTCGTTTTCAGTCTTCCTAACTGTTGCGTTGGGCGTCGGGCTGCCTGCGATCCTCAATGCGTCGATGAGGACGGTCGGATTACCGGAGACGAGCGTCACCGAATGTATAGTTATGCTATATTTACTTTTTGTGTTGTATGTTGCGACGCCTCGAATTCCTAGAGGATTGGTGGAG GTGCAGGGCAAAGCTGTGTTCATTACAGGTTGCGACAGCGGGTTTGGACGCGCACTTGCGAAACACCTGCACGAGCTCGGCTTCACCGTCTTCGCGGGGTGTCTCCTGAAG GACGACGGCGGAGAAGGCGCCAAAGAACTGGAGGAGTTTCGCTCGGATCGCATGAATGTGGTCCAGCTGGACGTGTGCAGCGACGAGCAGGTGAACCGGGCCGTGGATGACGTGAAGCGGAAGCTCGCAGACTCGGAAAGGG gtctGTGGGCTGTGGTCAACAACGCCGGTGTGTCAACATTTGGAGAAGTAGAGTTCACGTCCATGGACACCTACAAGCAGGTTTCAGAGGTCAACCTGTGGGGCACCATCAGGGTCACCAAAGCTGTCCTGCCATTAATCCGCAGGGCCAAAG gtcgtGTCGTCAACCTTGCCAGCATGTACGGGAGGATGGGGAACATCATGCGTTCGCCGTACTGCATCTCTAAATATGGCGTGGAAGCCTTCTCCGACTGCCTCCGCTACGAGATGAAGGCCTGGGGAGTCAAAGTCTCCGTAATCGAGCCGGGAAACTTCATCGCGGCCACCGGCATCCTGACCCGCGACGTTGTGGCCAGCACTGCCAACAAGTTGTGGAAGGAGGCCCCCTCGCAGGTGAAAGAGGATTACGGGAAGGCCCACTTCGATCAGCACATGGCTCTGATGCGCTCGTACTGCAACAGCGGGCAGAAGGACGTCGCCTCCGTCCTGGACGCCATCACCGACGCCATCAGGTCCAAGCATCCGTACACCCGCTACACGCCCCAAGAGCCACACTGGTGGATCAGAATGCAGCTGATGACCCACCTGCCCGGCGCCGTCTCCGACTTCCTGTACTTCTAA